The Plasmodium gaboni strain SY75 chromosome 3, whole genome shotgun sequence genome includes the window aaaaaaaaagtgacaagtattattataattctCATTTTAGTAAACTTAATAATGCAGAATATagaaattattatgttaaaaaagaaaagaataatGGAAAGCTtaatgaattaaataaagTAAGAGATTCTATCAAAAGTAGATCAAATTTGAAAAATTTCAATCTAAGTATTTTCAGAAGATTTAGTACTAATAATCattgtaataataagaataatttGAAAGAAAATGATCGTACACGATTTCATTTCCttagtaataatattaattattatggAACATTGATTAAGAAGAAAgaatatatagaaaaaagGATTACAAAgaaagataataatatccTTTTATTGAATAAAAAGGTTGTTATACCAAATAAAGAAATgaaagaaataaaagataaaataaaaactGCATTGATTAGTTTAAATACCATTAAAAggaataattataaattaaaattttgtctagaaaaagaaattcTAGATAATACTATACAACataatgaattaaaaaaaagtatatgTTCCTTGTTTAGTGATAAATTTTTGCAAAGAACAAAAGTTGAGTCTAATGAGTATAAcaaagaagaaaatgaaaaaaacaaaaaatatgacaataataatgataataataataatgatgatgatgaggatgaaaagaaaaaaaatggaaaatatgatataggaaaagaagaagaacatatatatggaCAAGTCATAAaagaagataatataaacattttatacaataatttgaataacaaaaatgaaaataaaaatataaatttacaCCATGATGATcttatatatgatgaaaaattGGAAAAAATGCAAgacaaaaataatattgtaataaataatcatggtcaaaataattcatttgTTGAAACTAATAtggaaaaagaaaaagaaaaaaaaaatatttttagtGAGTCCAATAGTTATGAATTTTTTGGaattaaacaaatatataaaaataatattacaaaaaatgaaaataacttatataaacaaaatataatgcaaagtaataataatttaaaagaacataatattgatgatgatgaatattataataaaaaggaatatGATTCTCATTTTCTTGATAAtgagaaaaataattcCTTAATAAATTATGGAAATATACAACAAagtaaagaaaaatattatgaaacaaataaatatccTAACCATGTTCATACGAGTTATACATTGGACGAATTTTTTtggaataaaaaaaattataactACTATGGTCAAATgaatatgaataataataagacAAGCTTAAGTTTTACAAACAAAAATAACGAATCATTATTTgataacaaatatataaataaaacctatataaataatttaacAAATTCTtattgtaaaaataaagaagataattatgatattGGTTATAACAGTTTTGTAAATTCTTCTACTTGTAAGTTTTTTGAACCATCCAATTTAGGAAAAAcagaaaaagaaaaaaagaattttgATTTGCAAAATgtaagaaatattaaaaaaataataaatagtgatatatatgttaataaCCAATTTgaaagaataaataaaagaaataaaatagttattaatataatagaaaattatttaatagATAAAACAACATCTTTACCATTAT containing:
- a CDS encoding hypothetical protein (conserved Plasmodium protein, unknown function); the protein is MYFLLRKTLNFDNFKDIKLDLGDKINTNDNLCSFEENEVFNFLKYKESTCSKLDINSTNNSESTLSCVQKELKRINTLKCYLNEIINLSDDDKPDLGAIEINNVNEKNENIYKQKEIETIGILKNSGKHTKKINKLLSNSTFCKTLSKKIDKNEILNKGRFLKKIILNYNCKIHNKQNPNKKVNICNFKIIRCKSNAYIYYYCYYGDKYSLEKKEIKNLRCSLKKRYIYNVCLIKRGIKFSKLNEKYKRSFLNENFIENNKNEYCFNKAKLFLRKDESNLNNKLKNYVDNNTKNNEGLLNENVILIKTQKESNQNINNICMEAKTNYFQPWMYKKKEFKVGTSTYINTCDMKKTNHEKDNKKKSDKYYYNSHFSKLNNAEYRNYYVKKEKNNGKLNELNKVRDSIKSRSNLKNFNLSIFRRFSTNNHCNNKNNLKENDRTRFHFLSNNINYYGTLIKKKEYIEKRITKKDNNILLLNKKVVIPNKEMKEIKDKIKTALISLNTIKRNNYKLKFCLEKEILDNTIQHNELKKSICSLFSDKFLQRTKVESNEYNKEENEKNKKYDNNNDNNNNDDDEDEKKKNGKYDIGKEEEHIYGQVIKEDNINILYNNLNNKNENKNINLHHDDLIYDEKLEKMQDKNNIVINNHGQNNSFVETNMEKEKEKKNIFSESNSYEFFGIKQIYKNNITKNENNLYKQNIMQSNNNLKEHNIDDDEYYNKKEYDSHFLDNEKNNSLINYGNIQQSKEKYYETNKYPNHVHTSYTLDEFFWNKKNYNYYGQMNMNNNKTSLSFTNKNNESLFDNKYINKTYINNLTNSYCKNKEDNYDIGYNSFVNSSTCKFFEPSNLGKTEKEKKNFDLQNVRNIKKIINSDIYVNNQFERINKRNKIVINIIENYLIDKTTSLPLSNEKENIYMKKNFHIENIYKKKMSKNLPGLYDHYAFLLLNQNKCEVR